Below is a genomic region from Fervidobacterium sp..
TGCTGGTTACGGTTGGTGTGGAAGGGGAATAGCAATGAGAGCCCACGGATTAGGGGCAAGGGTAATGATTAGTGAAGTAGATCCAATAAAAGCGGTAGAAGCCTTAATGGATGGATTTCAAGTTGGGAAGATAGAAGAACTTGCTCCAAAAGCTGATTTTATAATAACTGCAACAGGTGTTAGGGATGTGCTTACCAAAGACGTACTTCAAAACCTGAAAGACGGGGTCGTACTTGCAAACGCTGGACATTTCAACGTAGAAATTCCCATGGAAGAGATAGAAAAAATAGCCTCCGAAAAATACGAAATCAGGCAAAATGTAACGTGTTACAAAATCAATAACAAAAATATATTTGTTGTGGGTCAAGGAAGATTAGTTAACCTAGCAGCAGCAGATGGACATCCTGTTGAGATAATGGATATATCATTTGCTCTCCAAACTCTCTCGCTTGTGTACTTAGCAAAGAATCATAGCGTGCTTGAAAGAGTTGTTTACAATTATCCTGAGGAACTTGATAGAAAAGTGGCGCTGTTGAAATTACAAACACTTGGAATCTCGATAGATCAGTTAACCGAGGAGCAAAAAAAGTATCTGGAGGAGTTTTAAAAAAATATGGTGTTAATATTAAAAAAAGAAGATAGAACACAAGCAGCGTTGCTAGAAAACAATTTGTTGGCGGAGATATTTATTCCTGACTATGATGATGAAGATACAGTTGCAGGTAGCATCTACGTAGGAAAGATAGAAAAATTTGTGAACGCACTCGAGGCTGCTTTTGTAAAAATTGCCAACGATCAAAATGCCTTTTTGAGATTGAAAGATATAAAGAGTGAATATCTTAAGTTTTTCGGATTTGAAAAATTGCAAGAAGGACAAAAAATATTAGTACAAATAAAAAAAGAAGGCGGGCTTACTAAAGGACCCCAAGTAACAACAAATATAGGAATACCAGGACGATACATAGTGTACATGCCATTTTCAAAAAACATTGGGATTTCAAGAAGAATCATCGATGAAGAAGACAGAAAAAGATTAAAACAAATAGGAGAAATATTAAAAGAAAAGTACAATGCTGGATTTATCATGAGAACATCTGCTGCCGAATGTAATGAGGAAAGAATATACGAAGAAGTTGAAGAATTAAAAAAGAAATGGATGATTGTAGTTGAAACATTTAAGCGTTCCCGTAAACCAAAACTGATTTATAAGGAAACAGATAATGACGAGTTTATGGTAAGGGAATTTCTAAAAAAGGAAGTTTCGGATGTTATAACCAACTCTTCGAGCATAAAGGAGCTTGTGCGAAATTACAGAAGAGATGTCAACGTAAAAGTTGTTGAATCGGATCCCTTTGAAGATTATAATATATATGCTCAATTAAAGTCCTCGCTCAGAAGAGTTCATCAATTACCTTCAGGTGGAGAGATTGTTATAGATAGAACAGAGGCTCTAACAATTATCGACGTAAATTCTGGACACTGCACAAATACTGAAAACCATGAAGAACTATCAAAAAAAATAAATGCTGAAGCAGCAAAAGAGATATGCAGATTGCTAAGATTGAGAAATATTGGTGGAATAATTATAATAGACTTTATAGACATGGAAGATGACCAAAGTAAGGATGAAATTATTAGAGTATTAAAAGATGAAACACTCAAGGATAGAAACAAAATAGAGATATATGGTTTTACACGACTTGGATTACTTGAGATGACAAGGAAAAGAACAAGCAAATCCTTAGATGAACGTTTAAACTCTCTTTGTCCGGTGTGTAATGGTACTGGTTACGTTGTGAATCCAAAAATCGTACTTGAAAAGCTATTAAAAGAAATTAACAAAAAACCTAAAGAGGCAAAAGAAGTAATAATCAAGCTCCATCCATCTTTTAAACAAATTGTCGATAAGGAATTAATAAAGAAAGTTATGAAAGTTACTGTGCACTTACACTTTACACACACAGAACCAGACTCATACGAACTCATTTGGAAGGTCTAATAATACTAATGTATTTAAGGGGGGAATGCGGTGGAAAATCTAAAAATATACGTGGAAAACTCAGAATACGAGATCCCTTACGGTTCAACTCTTGAGGATCTGGCAAAAGAATACAGCGTCAAGTCTGGAAAGGTTGTAATCGGAGCAAAGATAGAAAATAAAATAATAGAACTTTTTAGACCTATAACAAGATCAGGAGAGGTTTCCTTCATATATCTTGAACATCAAGATGGCATGAGAATTTACCAAAGAGGTTTGTTTTTCATACTACATGCGGCAGCAAGAAGAATCTTTAAATCATATACACTCAAAATATTACATACGATAGGACACGGCTTTTACTGCGAAATAAGAGATGACGGAAAGCCTGTGAATTTGACACAAGAGGATATCGAAAAGATTGAGGATGAAATGAGGAAGTGGGTGGAAAAAGATTATAGATTTAAAAAAAGTGAACTTCCAAAAAGTGAAGCGATGGATTTATTTGCTTCCGCAGGAATGGCAGACAAGGTCAAATTGCTAAAATATAGAAAGAAAAAGACTGTGAAAGTTTACGAAGCAGACGGGCATTTCGATTATTTTTACGGATACATGCCTCCTTCCACTGGATATTTGAAATGGTTCAAATTGGTAAAATACGATCAAGGATTTGTTTTGTTACTCCCGATTGTAAAAGGAAAAGAAATATCTGTCCCAGAGTTTAAGCCATTTCCAAAATTATCCTCTGTTTTTCTCGAATATTCTCGGTGGCTCGAAATAATGGATATCGACAATGTTGGAGATTTGAATGAGATAATAGCAAAAGGAGAAAGGGCAGTAACAGATTTAATTATACTTGCAGAAGCATTACATGAAAAAAAGATAGCCATGATATCTGAAGAGATAAAAAACAAAAAAAACGTAAGACTTGTTTTGATAGCAGGACCATCTTCGAGTGGAAAGACCACGTTTTCGAAACGTCTAATGGTTCAGCTCAGAGCCAGTGGATTAAAGCCAATAACGATATCACTCGATGACTATTTTGTCGATAGAGAAAAGACCCCAAGGGATGAAGAAGGTAAATATGATTTTGAAGCGCTTGAGGCGATTGATATTGAATTGTTCAATAAAAATCTATTAGATCTATTCGATGGAAAGGAAGTGGAGTTACCAAAGTTTAATTTTGTGCTTGGTAAACGTGAAAGCTCTGGGGAAAAATTAAAAATCGATAAGGACCAGATTATCATTGTTGAAGGAATCCATGGATTGAATCCAAAATTGACTGAACTAGTACCTGAAGAGTTGAAATTTAAAATATACGCAAGTGCTCTAACACAGTTAAACTTGGATAATGTCAACAGACTACACACAACGGATGTGAGGTTGTTAAGAAGAATGGTGAGAGACAGCAAATTTAGAGGACATGACGCACTTGCAACACTTCGAATGTGGGGTAGTGTAAGAAGAGGAGAAGAAAAGAACATATTCCCATACCAAGAAAATGCCGACGTAATGTTCAACAGTGCACTTGTGTATGAAGTTTCTGTTTTAAAAATCTTTGCAGAACCATTGTTGACAGTTGTTCCAGACAATGAGATTGAATCAATTGAAGCAAACAGATTACTGAAGATATTAGATTATTTCTTGCCAATAACAAACATAGAAGATATTCCAAGAACGTCTATAATAAGGGAATTCATAGGAAGAAGTGCGTTTAGATATTGAATTTAAATTCTTATGGAGATTGTTGAGAGGTGAGATTTCATGGAAAAATATGCAAACATAGGTTCGACTGAAAGAAAGTACTTACTTGCTGTTTATTTGACTCTAAACGAAATGGGTTGGACAAGGCTAAAAAGAATATCAAGTTTTTTAAATGTGAAAATGCCATCTGCAAAACAATTTCTCGAAAAACTTGTAGAAATGAATTTGATATACTATGAACACAGAGGTGGTATCTCACTTACTCAGGAAGGCAAAAAGCTGGCAATTATTGAAAATACACGGTTCAACGCCGTCAAAACGTTCTTTTGTGAGATATTACAACTCGATGAAAAAGAATCCAACGAAGCAGCTTGGAATGTTTATTTCAATTTGAACGATAAGGTTGTTAACAAATTCTCGGAATTTGCTCGTTTCCTTGTTGAGGACGAAGGTAAGAAAATTGTTGAAGAGTTCAGAACTTTTCTTTCTCAACCACGTAAAAAAACAGCTCCCTGCCCTATAAGTAGTGCGTACGAAATAATAGAAAAGGAGGATTCAACAGGTGAATCAAATGAAGAGCGGTGAAGAACTTTGTTTTCCTCTTGAATATGACATACTTGTAAAGATTAAAAAAGAGGATGTGCATATTTTAAACTATTTACTTGAAGCCGAGGATCATGTGATGAACATAAGAAGCTTTGAAGGAGAATTTTTGAAGGTTATATCCCCAAAGGACATGGTCATAGATGCCATAAGATTACTCGAAAGTGCTAAGACAATTGTAGAACTCGAAATTGTAGAAATGAAACCAAATACAGGTAGTGCTGATTAATTAAATTTTTTGAAAATCATCCCCAACGTTTGCGTGCGTTGGGGGTTTTTATTGTATTCTTGGAGGTGGATGATGTGGAAAACATCAAGGTTTTTAACGGATACACAATAAGAAAAGTTGAACAGGAAGATTTAGAAAAAGTTTATACCATGAGAAAACAAGTTGCTTCTGAGAGTGACACCATTTTGTCGTCTGAAGAGGAGATAACCTTAGATGGGATTAAGAATTGGATAAACAATTGGAAAGACAATCCAAAAAGATTGTTTCTTGTAGTTGAATGTAAAGGTGAGATTGTAGGACAACTTTGGGTTTGGTTTTTGGATAACAAAATCAAGACATCACATGTTGCTGAATTCGGTTTGGAAGTTCTCAGACAACACCGCGGAAAAGGACTGGGTACTGAGTTATGTAAGATTGCCGTTGAGTGGGCTGAGAAAACTAAAGCAGTAAGATTGCAGGCTGAAACGTTGGAAAGAAACATTCCAATGAGAAAAATACTTGAAAAATTATCTTTTAAAATTGAAGGAAGAATGGAAGCATATTTTAAAGGAACTGATCAATACGAAGACGTGCTTATATATGCTAAGCTGTTCCACGTTTGATTAGCGGTAGAATAAATTCAAATTCAAGTATTTTTTTAGGAATACATCGTTTGCTTCTATTCTAATTTAAGAGTAAAATAAATTTTGTAGAACAAACGTTATTAAAGGAGGAAATCTCATGTCTATCACAACAAAAACGGGTGACAGTGGAGAAACGAGTTTAGCTAACGGGCAGCGTGTTAGGAAAGATTGCACCAGGGTACAATCGTACGGGACAGTGGATGAGCTAAATTCTTTCCTTGGACTTGCTAAACATTATCTGCCAGATTACGAAAGGGAACTTGTAGAATCAATACAAAGAGATTTATTCAGATTGGCGGCAGAATTGGCTAAGGGTGAAAAATATGTGAAGGTCATCTCCGAAGAAGATGTTGAAAGACTAACAAGTTTTATCCACCAATATGAGTCGAAAATACAACTTGATTCATTCGTTATTCCAGGCGAGACTATAGCAAGTGCTCATCTCGATGTTTGCAGAACGATCGCACGACGTGCAGAAAGATTGGTAGTTTCACTTTCAAGTGAAGATAATGTCAGACAAGAGAATATAAAGTATCTTAATAGGGTCTCTGATTTGCTTTACATCATGGCAAGATTTCTTGAAGGTAGCCATATAAAAAAGGTAAGGGGAAGTGAGTTATGATAGTAATTGATGGTTGGCATTTGACTTTGGATGATGTTCATAAAGTTAGTAGAGAGTTTGATCAAGTATGTCTGTCAGACGAAGCCTATAAAGTTATGCTTAAAAGTAGAAAAGCTATACAACGACTACTTGATGAAGGTAAACCAGTGTACGGTGTGAATACAGGTTTCGGTGCCCTGGCAAGTGTCAGAATATCTAAGGAAAAACTGCGTGAACTACAAAGGAACATAGTACTGTCACATTCAGCAGGAATTGGTGATTATCTTGATGAAGACATAGTAAGAGCAATGCTTCTTATTCGTGCAAATGCTCTTGCAAAAGGATACAGTGGCGTGAGACCAACGGTTGTGGAAAAACTTTTAGAGTTGTTGAATAAAAGAATAACACCGTTAGTTCCGGAAAAGGGTTCAGTTGGTGCGAGTGGTGACTTGGCACCACTTTCCCACATAGCCATGAGCATAATTGGATGTGGAAAAGTAATTGTCAATGGAAAAATATTGGACATAACTCAGACAGACTACGAACCAATTGAGTTAGAAGAAAAAGAGGGTTTGAGCCTAATTAACGGTACGCAGTTTATGGCTGCGTATTTATCTTTGATTGTAAGGGACCTGGAAAGACTTATGAAAATTGCTGCACTTGTAGCCGCTTTATCAGTAGACGTACTACTTGGTAGTCCATCTGCTTTTGACGAGCGCATTCAGTTAGCAAGGGCACACCCTGGACAGATAACTATAGCACAGTGGTTGAGAGAATATTTGGAAGGTAGCAAATTAAGAGAGAGTCATAGAAATTGTGCCAAAGTTCAAGATGCGTACACGTTAAGGACAATACCACAAGTTTATGGTGCCGTTTACGATACAATTCAGTGGGTAAAAGAAATCGTTTTGCGAGAAATAAACGCGGCAACGGATAATCCACTCGTATTTGGTGACGAAGTTATAAGTGGTGGGAATTTCCATGGTGAACCATTGGCACTTTGCGCTGATTATCTGGCTATTGCACTCACCTCTATGGGGAATATGATCGAAAGAAGAATTGACAGGCTTGTAAACCCAAAAGTAAACGAAGGGCTGCCTCCGTTCTTGGCTGGTGGTGAGGAAGGACTCAACAGCGGATACATGATTTGGCAATATACCGCCGCTGCTTTATGCAACGAAAACAAGATACTCTCGCATCCTGCCAGCGCAGACAGCATACCAACATCTGCATACCAAGAAGATCACGTAAGCATGGGAGCAAATGCGGTTAGGAAATTAAAGGCCATATACAACAACTTAGTCAGCTTAATATCGATAGAAGCCATGCTTGGCTGTGTAGCTTTAGATTCCAGACGCCCTATGAAAAGTTCGGTTTACATAGAGGAATTTTGTGATAAAATAAAGATAAAATTGGAAAAAGACCAGTACTTTGGTGAAAACTTTGAATTTGTAAAAAATTTGATACTCAGGGAGGTGTATTCATGAGTTTACGAGCTAAACTGATACTATCTTTGGTCTTAGTCGGTGTAGTATCTGCTTTCGTAAGTGTATTTGTCTCGGTACTTGTTTCAACACCGATTGTTCGAGATGCCTCTGCTCAAATTCAGGCACTTGTTCTATCAAC
It encodes:
- the hutH gene encoding histidine ammonia-lyase codes for the protein MIVIDGWHLTLDDVHKVSREFDQVCLSDEAYKVMLKSRKAIQRLLDEGKPVYGVNTGFGALASVRISKEKLRELQRNIVLSHSAGIGDYLDEDIVRAMLLIRANALAKGYSGVRPTVVEKLLELLNKRITPLVPEKGSVGASGDLAPLSHIAMSIIGCGKVIVNGKILDITQTDYEPIELEEKEGLSLINGTQFMAAYLSLIVRDLERLMKIAALVAALSVDVLLGSPSAFDERIQLARAHPGQITIAQWLREYLEGSKLRESHRNCAKVQDAYTLRTIPQVYGAVYDTIQWVKEIVLREINAATDNPLVFGDEVISGGNFHGEPLALCADYLAIALTSMGNMIERRIDRLVNPKVNEGLPPFLAGGEEGLNSGYMIWQYTAAALCNENKILSHPASADSIPTSAYQEDHVSMGANAVRKLKAIYNNLVSLISIEAMLGCVALDSRRPMKSSVYIEEFCDKIKIKLEKDQYFGENFEFVKNLILREVYS
- a CDS encoding GNAT family N-acetyltransferase, with translation MENIKVFNGYTIRKVEQEDLEKVYTMRKQVASESDTILSSEEEITLDGIKNWINNWKDNPKRLFLVVECKGEIVGQLWVWFLDNKIKTSHVAEFGLEVLRQHRGKGLGTELCKIAVEWAEKTKAVRLQAETLERNIPMRKILEKLSFKIEGRMEAYFKGTDQYEDVLIYAKLFHV
- a CDS encoding nucleoside kinase gives rise to the protein MENLKIYVENSEYEIPYGSTLEDLAKEYSVKSGKVVIGAKIENKIIELFRPITRSGEVSFIYLEHQDGMRIYQRGLFFILHAAARRIFKSYTLKILHTIGHGFYCEIRDDGKPVNLTQEDIEKIEDEMRKWVEKDYRFKKSELPKSEAMDLFASAGMADKVKLLKYRKKKTVKVYEADGHFDYFYGYMPPSTGYLKWFKLVKYDQGFVLLLPIVKGKEISVPEFKPFPKLSSVFLEYSRWLEIMDIDNVGDLNEIIAKGERAVTDLIILAEALHEKKIAMISEEIKNKKNVRLVLIAGPSSSGKTTFSKRLMVQLRASGLKPITISLDDYFVDREKTPRDEEGKYDFEALEAIDIELFNKNLLDLFDGKEVELPKFNFVLGKRESSGEKLKIDKDQIIIVEGIHGLNPKLTELVPEELKFKIYASALTQLNLDNVNRLHTTDVRLLRRMVRDSKFRGHDALATLRMWGSVRRGEEKNIFPYQENADVMFNSALVYEVSVLKIFAEPLLTVVPDNEIESIEANRLLKILDYFLPITNIEDIPRTSIIREFIGRSAFRY
- a CDS encoding cob(I)yrinic acid a,c-diamide adenosyltransferase codes for the protein MSITTKTGDSGETSLANGQRVRKDCTRVQSYGTVDELNSFLGLAKHYLPDYERELVESIQRDLFRLAAELAKGEKYVKVISEEDVERLTSFIHQYESKIQLDSFVIPGETIASAHLDVCRTIARRAERLVVSLSSEDNVRQENIKYLNRVSDLLYIMARFLEGSHIKKVRGSEL
- a CDS encoding Rne/Rng family ribonuclease translates to MVLILKKEDRTQAALLENNLLAEIFIPDYDDEDTVAGSIYVGKIEKFVNALEAAFVKIANDQNAFLRLKDIKSEYLKFFGFEKLQEGQKILVQIKKEGGLTKGPQVTTNIGIPGRYIVYMPFSKNIGISRRIIDEEDRKRLKQIGEILKEKYNAGFIMRTSAAECNEERIYEEVEELKKKWMIVVETFKRSRKPKLIYKETDNDEFMVREFLKKEVSDVITNSSSIKELVRNYRRDVNVKVVESDPFEDYNIYAQLKSSLRRVHQLPSGGEIVIDRTEALTIIDVNSGHCTNTENHEELSKKINAEAAKEICRLLRLRNIGGIIIIDFIDMEDDQSKDEIIRVLKDETLKDRNKIEIYGFTRLGLLEMTRKRTSKSLDERLNSLCPVCNGTGYVVNPKIVLEKLLKEINKKPKEAKEVIIKLHPSFKQIVDKELIKKVMKVTVHLHFTHTEPDSYELIWKV
- a CDS encoding DUF4911 domain-containing protein, encoding MKSGEELCFPLEYDILVKIKKEDVHILNYLLEAEDHVMNIRSFEGEFLKVISPKDMVIDAIRLLESAKTIVELEIVEMKPNTGSAD
- a CDS encoding metal-dependent transcriptional regulator: MEKYANIGSTERKYLLAVYLTLNEMGWTRLKRISSFLNVKMPSAKQFLEKLVEMNLIYYEHRGGISLTQEGKKLAIIENTRFNAVKTFFCEILQLDEKESNEAAWNVYFNLNDKVVNKFSEFARFLVEDEGKKIVEEFRTFLSQPRKKTAPCPISSAYEIIEKEDSTGESNEER
- a CDS encoding adenosylhomocysteinase, producing MSKTGHQKIEWVSKHMKLLNLIQNSKEYNLSNFRIGMSIHLEAKTAYLAITLKKLGAQVFVTGCNPLSTQDDVAHALKDFDIAVHAKRTESEQEYFSFLHKILDYQPDLILDDGADLTVLAHTQRKEVLNNLKGVSEETTTGVRRLKNLEKSRLLTVPVIAVNNAKMKFMFDNRYGTGQSTLDSIMRNTNLLIAGKNVLVAGYGWCGRGIAMRAHGLGARVMISEVDPIKAVEALMDGFQVGKIEELAPKADFIITATGVRDVLTKDVLQNLKDGVVLANAGHFNVEIPMEEIEKIASEKYEIRQNVTCYKINNKNIFVVGQGRLVNLAAADGHPVEIMDISFALQTLSLVYLAKNHSVLERVVYNYPEELDRKVALLKLQTLGISIDQLTEEQKKYLEEF